In Massilia violaceinigra, one DNA window encodes the following:
- a CDS encoding L,D-transpeptidase family protein → MIVGKRSFRLSAIAMALVVWLPSGGASAAAPAPVAPVAAVAQPALTGMAAELRTLAITAAAVTTRTPRPYDERDWLARFYVARAYAPAWQDRGYKQAGAAIALLQNASLHGLSPAEYNADGLARQLADPASRTSARFDAAMTQAMLHYLADLRVGRVRSEYHTTLPDPRLTKTDPVDQLRLALLSQRLDQAVAASEPRIPLYRRVMATLATYRKLAEQPFTALPPLPEGVKKLDPGAPYPGAAILRARLIQLGDLSATAPAEPPASAGIYTAALAEGVKHFQSRHALNDDGVIGAGTLSALNVPLARRVRQLELGLERLRWLPDFPDGRLIAVNLPSFRLWALELGPGAKNPLIEMRVIVGAALKTPTPLFVGSMRYVEFNPYWNVPRSIEKGEIIPKLARDHGYLSKNEMELVPLGGGAPVSVVDAETLDGLRAGQYRVRQRPGPRNALGAVKFAMPNTDNIYLHSTSAQSLFKRGRRDLSHGCIRVENPIGLAKFVFGDQPQMTPETIETLMKPAPMKTVSLKKPIPVVLFYSTAVTDREGLALFPEDVYKRDPALEKALKVRSDAIAQAH, encoded by the coding sequence ATGATCGTCGGCAAACGAAGCTTCCGCCTTAGCGCAATCGCCATGGCATTGGTGGTCTGGCTTCCCTCCGGCGGCGCCAGCGCGGCTGCCCCGGCGCCCGTGGCCCCTGTTGCAGCCGTCGCCCAGCCGGCGTTGACGGGCATGGCGGCCGAACTGCGCACGCTGGCGATCACTGCGGCGGCGGTGACCACGCGCACCCCGCGCCCCTATGACGAACGCGACTGGCTGGCCCGCTTTTACGTGGCGCGCGCCTATGCGCCAGCGTGGCAGGACCGCGGCTATAAACAGGCCGGCGCCGCCATCGCCCTGCTGCAAAATGCATCGCTGCATGGTCTCTCGCCTGCCGAATACAACGCCGACGGGCTGGCGCGCCAGCTGGCCGATCCGGCCTCGCGCACCAGCGCCCGTTTCGACGCCGCCATGACGCAAGCCATGCTGCACTATCTGGCCGACCTGCGCGTCGGGCGCGTGCGTTCCGAGTACCACACCACCCTGCCCGACCCGCGCCTGACCAAGACCGACCCGGTCGACCAGCTGCGCTTGGCATTGCTGAGCCAGCGCCTGGATCAGGCCGTGGCCGCCTCCGAGCCGCGCATCCCTCTCTACCGGCGCGTGATGGCAACCCTGGCGACCTATCGCAAACTGGCCGAGCAGCCATTCACGGCGCTGCCGCCGCTGCCGGAAGGCGTCAAAAAGCTCGATCCGGGCGCGCCATACCCGGGCGCGGCCATCCTGCGAGCGCGCCTGATCCAGCTGGGCGACCTGAGCGCCACCGCCCCGGCCGAGCCGCCCGCCAGCGCCGGCATCTACACAGCCGCCCTGGCCGAAGGCGTCAAGCATTTCCAGTCGCGCCATGCGCTCAATGACGATGGCGTGATCGGGGCCGGCACGCTGTCGGCGCTGAACGTGCCGCTGGCGCGCCGCGTGCGCCAGCTCGAACTGGGCCTGGAGCGCCTGCGCTGGCTGCCCGATTTTCCTGACGGCCGCCTGATCGCCGTCAACCTGCCCTCGTTCCGCCTGTGGGCGCTGGAACTGGGCCCCGGCGCCAAGAACCCGCTGATCGAAATGCGCGTGATCGTCGGCGCGGCCCTCAAGACGCCGACGCCGCTGTTCGTCGGCTCGATGCGGTACGTGGAATTCAATCCGTACTGGAACGTGCCGCGCAGTATAGAAAAAGGCGAGATCATTCCCAAGCTGGCGCGCGATCATGGCTACCTGAGCAAGAATGAGATGGAACTGGTGCCGCTCGGCGGTGGCGCCCCGGTGTCGGTGGTCGATGCGGAGACGCTGGACGGCCTGCGCGCCGGCCAGTACCGGGTGCGCCAGCGCCCCGGTCCGCGCAATGCGCTGGGGGCGGTGAAGTTTGCGATGCCGAACACGGACAATATCTATCTGCACTCGACCTCGGCGCAGAGTTTGTTCAAGCGCGGCCGGCGCGACCTGAGCCACGGTTGCATCCGGGTCGAAAACCCGATCGGCCTGGCCAAGTTCGTGTTCGGCGACCAGCCGCAAATGACCCCGGAGACCATCGAAACGCTGATGAAACCGGCGCCGATGAAAACCGTCAGCCTGAAAAAGCCGATTCCGGTCGTGCTGTTCTACTCCACGGCCGTGACCGACCGCGAAGGGCTGGCCCTGTTTCCGGAAGACGTCTACAAACGCGATCCGGCGCTGGAAAAAGCGTTAAAAGTGCGTAGCGATGCTATTGCGCAGGCGCACTGA
- a CDS encoding NnrS family protein gives MSLLTIDEPAAPVHHAPWSAQHPVWALGFRPFYILTAAFAALAVPLWLAQYLGWLTWPHGGLGWHAHEMVYGMAIAVIIGFLFTAGRNWTSLPTPHGAHLAALAGVWLAGRGAMLCAPPLAAAVVDLLFLPLAAWPLYRVLKQSGNKRNLFLVALLGLLTVANALFHAATLAWIALSPLTPVHAAILVIVIIEAVIGGRVIPMFTTNGAPGSKPVVRPRYDRIALGLTAGASIAWVLALPGALTAALMMSAACAMLLRLAGWQPQRTLHVPLLWILHLGYAWIALGFGLLSLAALGIGTASAGFHALAVGSMAGLIIGMMTRTTLGHTGRVLKAGRYEPVMYFLIQAGAVLRLLAQFVPAAWRNGALLASGVCWSLSFVLFLLVYTPYLWRARIDGREG, from the coding sequence ATGAGTCTGCTGACAATCGACGAACCGGCCGCGCCGGTCCACCATGCGCCATGGAGCGCGCAACACCCGGTGTGGGCGCTCGGCTTTCGGCCTTTCTACATCCTGACGGCGGCGTTCGCGGCGCTGGCGGTGCCCTTGTGGCTGGCGCAATATCTCGGCTGGCTCACGTGGCCGCACGGCGGCCTGGGCTGGCATGCGCACGAAATGGTGTACGGCATGGCGATTGCCGTCATCATCGGTTTCCTGTTCACGGCCGGGCGCAACTGGACCAGTCTGCCGACCCCGCACGGCGCCCACCTCGCGGCCCTCGCAGGCGTGTGGCTGGCCGGCCGTGGCGCCATGCTGTGCGCGCCGCCGCTGGCCGCCGCCGTGGTCGACCTGCTGTTCCTGCCGCTGGCCGCCTGGCCCCTGTACCGCGTGCTGAAACAGTCGGGCAACAAGCGCAACCTGTTCCTGGTCGCTTTGCTCGGTTTGCTAACCGTGGCCAATGCGCTGTTTCATGCCGCCACGCTGGCCTGGATCGCACTGTCGCCGCTCACGCCGGTGCATGCGGCAATCCTGGTGATCGTCATCATCGAAGCGGTGATTGGCGGGCGCGTCATTCCCATGTTCACCACCAATGGGGCGCCCGGCAGCAAGCCCGTGGTGCGCCCGCGTTACGACCGCATCGCACTGGGCCTGACGGCCGGCGCCAGCATCGCCTGGGTGTTGGCGCTGCCCGGTGCGCTCACGGCCGCGCTGATGATGTCGGCCGCCTGCGCCATGCTGCTGCGCCTGGCGGGCTGGCAGCCGCAGCGTACGCTGCATGTGCCGCTGCTGTGGATTTTGCACCTGGGTTACGCCTGGATCGCGTTGGGATTCGGCTTGCTGTCGCTGGCCGCGCTGGGCATCGGTACGGCCAGCGCAGGTTTTCACGCGCTGGCGGTCGGGTCGATGGCCGGGCTGATTATCGGCATGATGACCCGCACCACGCTTGGCCACACGGGCAGGGTGCTCAAGGCGGGGCGCTACGAGCCGGTCATGTATTTCCTGATCCAGGCCGGCGCCGTGCTGCGCTTGCTGGCGCAGTTCGTTCCCGCTGCGTGGCGCAATGGCGCGCTGCTGGCGTCGGGTGTGTGCTGGAGCCTGTCGTTCGTGCTGTTTTTGCTGGTCTACACGCCGTATCTGTGGCGTGCCCGCATCGATGGTCGCGAGGGCTGA
- a CDS encoding glycerophosphodiester phosphodiesterase — translation MAMKRNLAVMCATTMALAACGGDDPVVLNTLDGKAPLVVAHRGASGYLPEETVEGYAMAIEQGADAIEPDVVSTKDGVLIARHDPNLVYSTDVASHPEFASRKRKMNVDGLVEEGWFAGDFTLAEIKTLGGISTDAERPQQFNGRYKIATIQEIVDMIKKSGRNIIMYPETKNPTFHRQTGLPLEDKLLALLSAAGWNTSTAPVFVQSFEPGSLKYMRGKGSTVRMVQLIDADDVDLKTGALTYAAPYDRPYDWAAAGDKRLFSAMVTPAGLAEIKTYADAIGPWKRYIVSTKGTTGADGKLVDANNDGKLNEADTTTTAPTTLVADAHKAGLLVHPYTFRNEKRRLPLDYKGDPKLEYKQFYALGVDGVFSDFADTALAARADYFREIGY, via the coding sequence ATGGCAATGAAACGAAATCTGGCAGTCATGTGCGCGACCACCATGGCACTGGCCGCGTGCGGTGGCGACGATCCGGTCGTCCTCAACACCCTCGACGGCAAGGCACCGCTGGTGGTAGCGCACCGCGGCGCCAGCGGCTACCTGCCGGAGGAAACCGTGGAAGGCTACGCCATGGCCATCGAGCAAGGCGCCGATGCCATCGAACCTGACGTGGTGTCGACCAAGGACGGCGTCCTGATCGCCCGCCACGATCCCAACCTGGTCTACAGCACCGACGTCGCCTCGCACCCGGAGTTTGCCAGCCGCAAGCGCAAGATGAACGTCGATGGCCTGGTCGAGGAAGGCTGGTTCGCCGGCGACTTCACCCTGGCCGAGATCAAGACCCTGGGCGGCATCTCCACCGACGCCGAGCGCCCGCAGCAATTCAATGGCCGCTACAAGATCGCGACGATCCAGGAAATCGTCGACATGATCAAGAAAAGCGGCCGCAACATCATCATGTATCCGGAAACCAAGAACCCGACCTTCCACCGCCAGACCGGCTTGCCGCTGGAAGACAAGCTGCTGGCCCTGCTCAGCGCCGCCGGCTGGAACACCAGCACCGCGCCGGTATTCGTGCAATCGTTCGAGCCAGGCAGCCTGAAGTACATGCGCGGCAAGGGCTCGACCGTGCGCATGGTGCAATTGATCGACGCCGACGACGTCGACCTGAAAACCGGCGCCCTCACCTACGCCGCCCCCTACGACCGTCCCTACGACTGGGCGGCGGCGGGCGACAAGCGCCTGTTCAGCGCCATGGTCACGCCGGCCGGCCTGGCCGAGATCAAGACCTACGCCGACGCCATCGGCCCATGGAAGCGCTATATCGTCAGTACCAAAGGCACCACCGGCGCCGACGGCAAGCTGGTCGACGCCAATAACGACGGCAAGCTCAACGAAGCCGATACCACCACCACCGCCCCGACCACCCTGGTGGCCGACGCCCACAAAGCCGGCCTGCTGGTCCATCCCTACACCTTCCGTAACGAAAAACGCCGCCTGCCGCTCGACTACAAGGGCGATCCCAAGCTCGAATACAAGCAGTTCTACGCGCTTGGCGTCGATGGCGTGTTCTCGGACTTCGCCGATACTGCCCTGGCCGCGCGCGCCGATTATTTCCGGGAGATCGGCTACTAG
- the narL gene encoding two-component system response regulator NarL has protein sequence MDTTNEPIRVLLVDDHSLFRSGIRSLLQRHAEFAVVGEAADGVEGIKRARQLQPDVVLLDLNMPGMSGVETLQLMRQDCPDTAIVMLTVSEESHDLATALRAGASGYLIKNIDTDYLLRAIRRAAAGETVVAEAMTGKLVAQLQAGGPGDAPASELDKLTPREKEILESLARGESNKCIARNLDLAESTVKIHVQNVLKKLKLASRVQAAVFAVEHRLK, from the coding sequence ATGGACACCACGAATGAACCGATCCGCGTGCTGCTGGTCGACGACCACAGCCTGTTTCGCAGCGGCATACGCTCGCTCCTGCAGCGCCACGCCGAGTTTGCCGTCGTCGGCGAGGCGGCCGACGGCGTCGAAGGCATCAAGCGCGCCCGCCAGCTGCAGCCCGACGTGGTGCTGCTGGACCTGAACATGCCCGGCATGTCCGGCGTCGAAACGCTGCAGCTGATGCGGCAGGATTGCCCGGATACGGCCATCGTCATGCTGACCGTGTCGGAAGAGTCGCACGACCTGGCCACGGCGCTGCGCGCGGGCGCCAGCGGTTACCTGATCAAGAACATCGACACCGATTACCTGCTGCGCGCAATCCGCCGCGCGGCCGCCGGAGAAACCGTGGTGGCAGAAGCCATGACCGGCAAGCTGGTGGCGCAGTTGCAGGCTGGCGGCCCGGGCGACGCTCCCGCGTCCGAGCTCGACAAGCTGACCCCGCGCGAGAAGGAAATACTCGAGAGTCTGGCGCGTGGCGAAAGCAACAAATGCATCGCCCGCAACCTGGACCTGGCCGAAAGCACGGTCAAGATCCACGTCCAGAACGTGCTCAAGAAGCTGAAACTGGCCAGCCGCGTACAGGCTGCCGTGTTCGCCGTCGAGCACCGCCTCAAATAG
- a CDS encoding heavy-metal-associated domain-containing protein — protein MQTALLTIPAMQNQSAALAVAQALEAVAGVETVHLTLATGSARVGFDGARASAEQLRFAVAAAGFTVAPPASGGCCGGCGG, from the coding sequence ATGCAAACCGCCCTACTCACCATTCCCGCCATGCAGAACCAGAGCGCCGCGCTGGCCGTCGCCCAGGCGCTCGAAGCCGTCGCCGGCGTCGAGACCGTGCACCTGACCCTGGCCACCGGCAGCGCGCGGGTCGGCTTCGACGGGGCGCGCGCCTCGGCCGAGCAGTTGCGCTTCGCCGTGGCCGCCGCCGGCTTCACGGTGGCGCCGCCGGCAAGCGGCGGTTGCTGTGGCGGCTGCGGCGGCTGA
- a CDS encoding type IV pili methyl-accepting chemotaxis transducer N-terminal domain-containing protein produces MTLDTLIPSRHKLSTKIVGALVGFLALALCAIGVTLYLSWQLEGSAAAINDTGSLRMSSYRLAILLSQTGEGDAANDAPRQASAGQQMAQIDATLAQLRLGDPQRPLFLPPTGAILGEFERINTDWQRELRPAARALAAGQGVGDGALQRYLARTDRFAGRVNALVQLIERDSETRTFWLRASQLALLALALVGTVSLIYLMFSLIIEPVTRLHEGLHRMKDKDFEVRLAVDSVDEFGQLAQGFNQMADRLQALYGNLADLVQTKTAALEHQNRELALLYDSAAFLQRPQPVEPLCQGFLQRISDYFHADGGSVRVLDTGRDNLHMVVHHGLSPRLVEREHCMKVGDCLCGEAVQKKVTVIHDLRKLDKGYELECHREGFATVSVFHIYAHQQHLGFFNLHFRSARVLDAREQGLLETLGQLLGTAIENLRLGAREREMAVSEERNLVAQGLHDSIAQGLNFLNLQVQMLEQSVGDGKLGDVEEIVPALRAGVQESYEDVRELLHNFRSRLVEGNLVGALETAVDKFRRQTGIAAELVADVDGAPFPREQQLQLLFIVQEALSNVRKHAGASRVLVRLEDKHDFLLSIEDNGVGFDPALVEGRGDSHVGIHIMRERAQRIEATLAVTSSPGAGSTIALTLPQERRRAA; encoded by the coding sequence ATGACCCTCGACACCCTTATTCCCTCCCGCCACAAGCTCTCGACCAAGATCGTCGGCGCGCTGGTGGGTTTCCTCGCACTGGCCCTGTGCGCCATCGGCGTGACGCTGTACCTGTCCTGGCAGCTCGAAGGCAGCGCCGCCGCCATCAACGATACCGGCAGCCTGCGCATGAGCAGCTACCGGCTAGCAATCCTGTTGTCGCAAACGGGTGAGGGCGACGCCGCGAACGATGCGCCGCGCCAGGCCAGCGCGGGCCAGCAGATGGCGCAGATCGACGCCACCCTGGCCCAGTTGCGCCTGGGCGACCCGCAGCGACCCCTGTTCCTGCCGCCCACCGGCGCCATCCTCGGCGAATTCGAGCGCATCAACACCGACTGGCAGCGCGAACTGCGTCCCGCGGCCCGGGCGCTGGCGGCCGGACAGGGCGTCGGCGACGGCGCCCTGCAACGCTACCTGGCGCGTACCGACCGCTTCGCCGGCCGGGTCAACGCGCTGGTCCAGCTGATCGAGCGCGACAGCGAAACCCGCACTTTCTGGCTGCGCGCTTCCCAGCTGGCCTTGCTGGCCCTGGCCCTGGTCGGAACCGTCAGCCTGATCTATCTCATGTTCAGCCTGATCATCGAACCTGTCACGCGCCTGCACGAAGGCCTGCACCGCATGAAAGACAAGGATTTCGAAGTGCGCCTCGCGGTCGACAGCGTCGACGAATTCGGCCAGCTGGCGCAGGGATTCAACCAGATGGCCGACCGCCTGCAGGCGCTGTACGGCAATCTGGCCGACCTGGTGCAGACCAAGACGGCCGCGCTGGAACACCAGAACCGCGAATTGGCCCTGCTGTACGACAGTGCCGCCTTCCTGCAGCGTCCGCAGCCGGTGGAGCCGCTTTGCCAGGGGTTCTTGCAGCGCATCAGCGACTATTTCCATGCCGATGGCGGCTCGGTGCGCGTGCTCGATACCGGCCGCGACAACCTGCACATGGTGGTGCACCACGGGCTGTCGCCGCGCCTGGTCGAGCGCGAACACTGCATGAAGGTCGGCGACTGCCTGTGCGGCGAAGCGGTCCAGAAAAAAGTGACGGTGATCCACGACTTGCGCAAGCTCGACAAGGGCTACGAACTCGAATGCCACCGCGAAGGCTTCGCCACCGTCTCGGTGTTCCATATTTATGCGCACCAGCAGCACCTGGGCTTTTTCAACCTGCATTTCCGTTCGGCCCGCGTGCTCGATGCGCGCGAACAGGGCTTGCTCGAAACGCTGGGCCAGCTGCTCGGCACGGCCATCGAAAACCTGCGCCTGGGCGCGCGCGAACGCGAAATGGCGGTGTCCGAAGAGCGCAACCTCGTGGCCCAGGGGCTGCACGACAGCATTGCCCAGGGCCTCAACTTCCTCAACCTGCAAGTGCAGATGCTGGAGCAGTCCGTCGGCGATGGCAAGCTCGGCGACGTCGAAGAAATCGTGCCGGCCCTGCGCGCCGGCGTGCAGGAAAGTTACGAGGATGTGCGCGAGCTGCTGCACAACTTCCGCAGCCGTCTGGTCGAGGGCAACCTGGTCGGCGCGCTGGAAACAGCGGTCGACAAATTCCGCCGCCAGACCGGCATCGCCGCCGAGCTGGTGGCCGACGTGGACGGCGCTCCGTTCCCGCGCGAGCAGCAGCTGCAACTGCTGTTCATCGTGCAGGAAGCGCTGTCGAACGTGCGCAAGCACGCGGGAGCCAGCCGGGTGCTGGTGCGCCTCGAAGACAAGCACGATTTTTTACTCAGCATCGAAGACAATGGCGTCGGCTTCGATCCGGCGCTGGTCGAAGGCCGCGGCGACAGCCACGTCGGCATTCACATCATGCGCGAGCGCGCCCAGCGCATCGAGGCCACGCTGGCCGTTACGTCCAGCCCCGGCGCGGGCTCCACGATCGCCTTGACCTTGCCGCAGGAACGCCGCCGCGCCGCCTGA